The Pyrenophora tritici-repentis strain M4 chromosome 2, whole genome shotgun sequence genome window below encodes:
- a CDS encoding DNA-pol-phi domain containing protein: protein MPVAKEQVGDVPEGLVPAIKLEPPPGFEQDEWEQLTDGFACEADEIDGILDQRGSGGSRKGRPINLSVPYTGSLSGSARAIAQRERKALFDKEEKVLESVRTADRSAKYQLKKSLLQQPKYKLANSARQAKLLEKEWDILSEKRFTQKKSAEWLETNLTHVHRKWDAITKQVDMRKHEITIAKVLSKDDKPTHDISGRGIARIYGSGGVLQKILRKTYQEGLAKLNNNDFESKEAKREFEKFVEELTPDEMKVVTDNDWQQREPPSILDLLGDADIELEGDKPYVKGDDSDECEEEVDYDSDLEEHFNSLEDEYEDDDQWAAVQKQAALEESEESEDSEFEGFPDSDAASESDN, encoded by the exons atgcctgtcgcgaaagagcaagtcggcgacgtacctgaaggcctagttccagccatcaaactTGAACCTCCGCCTGGGTTCGAACAAGATGAGTGGGAGCAGCTTACCGAT GGATTTGCGTGTGAAGCTGACGAGATTGACGGTATCTTAGATCAAAGAGGTAGTGGGGGTTCacgaaaaggccgacctaTCAATTTGAGCGTCCCCTATACTGGCTCTCTGAGTGGTAGCGCCCGTGCTATTGCTCAACGTGAACGCAAAGCTCTTTTCgataaagaggagaaggtacTTGAAAGCGTTAGAACAGCCGACCGCTCCGCGAAGTACCAACTGAAGAAATCGCTTTTGCAACAGCCTAAGTATAAATTAGCAAATAGTGCTAGACAGGCTAAGCTGCTAGAGAAAGAGTGGGATATACTTTCAGAGAAGCGGTTTACCCAGAAAAAGTCTG CTGAATGGCTAGAGACAAACCTAACTCATGTGCATCGTAAATGGGATGCGATCACTAAGCAGGTGGATATGAGAAAACACGAGATCACGATTGCGAAAGTGCTTAGCAAAGATGACAAGCCCACCCATGACATTAGTGGTAGAGGAATAGCAAGAATTTACGGCTCAGGTGGTGTTTTGCAAAAGATTCTTCGAAAGACCTATCAAGAAGGATTAGCAAAGCTTAACAACAACGACTTTGAGAGCAAGGAGGCTAAGAGAGAGTTTGAGAAGTTCGTGGAGGAACTTACACCTGATGAGATGAAAGTCGTAACTGATAATGACTGGCA GCAACGGGAGCCACCTAGCATTCTCGACTTACTTGGTGACGCTGATATTGAGCTGGAGGGTGATAAGCCGTACGTTAAAGGTGACGATAGCGATGAGTGTGAAGAAGAGGTTGACTATGACTCTGATCTTGAGGAGCATTTCAATTCACTTGAAGACGAGTACGAGGATGACGACCAGTGGGCTGCTGTACAGAAGCAGGCAGCGCTTGAGGAGTCTGAGGAATCTGAGGACTCTGAGTTTGAGGGGTTTCCGGATTCTGATGCCGCTTCTGAGTCTGATAATTAG
- a CDS encoding HHT1, Histones H3 and H4, with product MARTKPRPKVTGKAGRGGPDGKTVTGGKPAQKALASKARRQVAGKSTRKAPVAVKKKRKFKAGTVALREIKRYQRGFELLLRKLPFSRVVREFAQVHKADIRFQRSAIEALQEATEAFLVGYFEDCNINAIHAKRVTIQEKDSQLARRYFARELLAFL from the exons ATGGCAAGGACAAAACCACGGCCTAAGGTCACCGGTAAAGCCGGCCGGGGTGGTCCTGATGGCAAGACAGTTACTGGCGGCAAGCCGGCTCAGAAGGCCCTTGCTAGTAAGGCTAGACGTCAAGTAGCAGGAAAGTCTACGCGAAAGGCACCTGTAGCTgttaagaagaagcgcaagtttaAGGCCGGCA CTGTCGCATTACGGGAAATCAAGAGATACCAGAGAGGTTTTGAACTACTCTTGCGAAAACTCCCCTTTTCCCGCGTAGTGCGCGAATTTGCACAGGTGCACAAGGCCGATATCCGCTTTCAACGATCTGCAATCGAAGCTCTTCAGGAAGCTACAGAAGCTTTCTTAGTTGGTTATTTTGAGG ACTGCAACATCAATGCTATTCACGCAAAGAGGGTTACTATTCAAGAGAAGGATTCTCAATTGGCTAGGCGCTACTTTGCGCGCGAGTTACTAGCTTTTCTCTAG
- a CDS encoding Dimer-Tnp-hAT domain containing protein: protein MAEIDFRDLKRLRLSSTEWHHLELVTEMLKRFKTATSFLSQNEKPQIQYIWLMYNRLFDFLDKMSEDLDEDEENQDDREWLDVVRAAADRVRLKLSKYYSKTDAERGFLFNCATILDPTQKLTAYEDDSWEPQYKHLYRGQFLAYLDRYDNTDGRGSTPGSSIVKRRSLGNEWFRKPAPPPTSALNSFSSQNSSLVESDKTTGPTRQEGESYLSTACVMTDDSFDILEWWKTNEPTYPRLSQVAKDILAIPIAQVGVERVFNVAKDVIGSRRHRLSARTIQQIMVLKDTISQEEEQGLDYLVAQLGEDGEPIDEVNDLFELPASLEHTFDIDEENQTTEEESEEEVQEERQLPPRKRQRPQRYRDN, encoded by the exons atggctGAGATTGATTTCCGGGATCTTAAACGCCTCCGCTTATCTTCGACTGAGTGGCATCATCTCGAACTCGTTACTGAGATGCTTAAACGGTTTAAAACAGCAACTAGCTTCCTCAGCCAGAACGAGAAGCCCCAGATTCAGTATATTTGGTTAATGTACAATCGACTGTTTGATTTCTTGGACAAAATGTCAGAGGACCTagatgaggatgaagaaAATCAAGATGATAGGGAATGGCTAGACGTAGTACGAGCTGCAGCTGACAGGGTTCGTCTAAAACTGAGCAAGTACTATTCGAAGACAGACGCAGAACGTGGGTTCTTGTTTAATTGTGCCACTATCCTTGATCCAACGCAGAAGCTTACAGCATATGAA GACGATTCATGGGAGCCACAGTACAAGCATCTCTACCGAGGCCAATTTCTTGCTTACCTTGATCGTTATGATAATACGGACGGGAGAGGTTCAACCCCAGGCTCTAGCATAGTCAAAAGGAGGTCACTTGGGAATGAGTGGTTCAGAAAGCCAGCTCCTCCCCCTACATCAGCGTTAAACAGCTTTTCTTCCCAGAACTCTTCACTAGTAGAATCAGACAAGACAACTGGCCCAACCCGCCAAGAAGGAGAGTCCTACCTTAGTACTGCCTGTGTAATGACAGATGACTCTTTCGATATTCTAGAGTGGTGGAAGACGAACGAGCCTACCTACCCACGACTATCCCAAGTGGcgaaggatatactagcaATACCAATTGCTCAGGTTGGGGTTGAAAGAGTTTTCAATGTTGCTAAGGATGTTATTGGTAGTCGGAGGCACCGACTATCTGCCCGGACAATACAGCAGATAATGGTTCTTAAGGATACAATATctcaagaggaagaacaGGGTCTAGACTACCTAGTTGCTCAATTAGGGGAGGATGGAGAGCCAATTGACGAGGTTAATGATCTTTTTGAGCTTCCAGCCTCGTTAGAGCATACCTTCGATATAGATGAGGAGAACCAGActacagaagaagagtcggaggaagaggtccaggaggagcgtcaattgccacctcgaaagcgccagcgtcctCAGCGCTACCGTGATAATTAG